A part of Thermodesulfobacteriota bacterium genomic DNA contains:
- the rplK gene encoding 50S ribosomal protein L11: MAKKVIAQIKLQIVAGKANPSPPVGPALGQHGVNIMEFCKAFNARTASQEGMVIPVVITVYADRSFTFITKTPPASVLLLKAAGLEKGSKTPKREKCGTIARSKVEEIARLKLPDLDVKDLAAAIKTVEGTARSMGLDVV; the protein is encoded by the coding sequence ATGGCGAAGAAAGTCATTGCGCAGATCAAGCTGCAGATCGTGGCCGGTAAGGCGAACCCCTCGCCGCCGGTGGGGCCCGCCCTCGGGCAGCACGGCGTGAACATCATGGAGTTCTGCAAGGCGTTCAACGCGAGAACGGCGTCCCAGGAAGGGATGGTCATCCCCGTCGTCATCACGGTGTACGCCGACCGGTCGTTCACCTTCATCACGAAGACCCCGCCAGCCTCAGTGCTCCTGCTCAAGGCGGCCGGGCTGGAGAAGGGGAGCAAGACGCCGAAGCGCGAGAAGTGCGGGACGATCGCGCGGAGCAAGGTCGAGGAGATCGCCAGGCTGAAGCTGCCCGACCTCGACGTGAAGGACCTGGCCGCGGCCATCAAGACGGTCGAGGGGACCGCGCGCAGCATGGGGCTCGACGTCGTCTGA
- the rplA gene encoding 50S ribosomal protein L1 — protein sequence MPKRGKKYLEARGKVNREAKYSLDEALDLLKETGKAKFDETVEVAMRLGVDPKYPDQQVRGSVVLPHGTGKSLRILVFAKGEKEKEAQEAGADFVGGDDLIQKIQGGWLDFDKAVATPDMMGAVGKIGKLLGPRGLMPNPKVGTVTFDVTKAVRDLKGGKVEYRVDKTATLAAGIGKVSFGKEKIKENFLAFFDAILKSKPSGAKGTYIRTLTVSTTMGPGIRLNTSALVATK from the coding sequence ATGCCGAAACGCGGGAAAAAGTACCTGGAGGCACGTGGCAAGGTGAACAGGGAGGCAAAGTACTCTCTCGACGAAGCGCTGGACCTTCTCAAGGAGACGGGCAAGGCGAAATTCGACGAGACGGTGGAAGTCGCGATGCGGCTGGGGGTCGACCCGAAGTATCCCGACCAGCAGGTGCGCGGGTCGGTGGTGCTGCCCCACGGGACCGGGAAGAGCCTCCGGATCCTCGTGTTCGCGAAGGGGGAGAAGGAGAAGGAGGCGCAGGAAGCGGGCGCCGACTTCGTGGGGGGCGACGACCTGATCCAGAAGATCCAGGGCGGGTGGCTCGACTTCGACAAGGCGGTCGCGACCCCCGACATGATGGGGGCGGTGGGCAAGATCGGGAAGCTGCTCGGGCCGCGCGGGCTGATGCCCAACCCGAAGGTCGGGACCGTCACGTTCGACGTGACGAAGGCCGTGCGCGACCTCAAGGGCGGCAAGGTCGAGTACCGCGTCGACAAGACGGCGACGCTGGCCGCCGGGATCGGGAAGGTGAGCTTCGGCAAGGAGAAGATCAAGGAAAACTTCCTGGCCTTCTTCGACGCGATCCTGAAGTCCAAGCCTTCCGGCGCGAAGGGGACCTACATCCGGACGCTGACCGTGTCCACGACGATGGGGCCGGGGATCCGCCTGAACACCAGCGCGCTGGTCGCGACGAAATAA
- the rplJ gene encoding 50S ribosomal protein L10, which produces MKKISKSDTVEALKGAIADQRGAVVTSFRGVTVAEMTALRKKLREVNAEIRVVKNTLIRRAADGTPFGGLSENFKGPTAIAFSHGDPVALAKVMKEAAAASPKVTLKAGFLDGKVLSEAEVKSLADVPSREVLLSRLVGGLNYPITRLVQVLADGPRSLACVLESIRKQLPAEAAAGETAN; this is translated from the coding sequence GTGAAGAAAATCAGCAAGTCGGACACGGTCGAGGCGCTGAAAGGCGCCATCGCGGATCAGCGAGGGGCCGTGGTGACGTCCTTCCGCGGGGTCACGGTGGCGGAGATGACCGCACTGCGGAAGAAGCTCCGGGAGGTCAACGCCGAGATCCGGGTGGTGAAGAACACCCTCATCCGGAGAGCGGCGGACGGCACGCCGTTCGGAGGGCTTTCCGAAAACTTCAAGGGACCCACGGCGATCGCCTTCTCGCACGGCGACCCCGTGGCGCTGGCCAAGGTGATGAAGGAAGCCGCCGCGGCCAGCCCGAAAGTCACTCTCAAGGCCGGGTTTCTCGACGGCAAGGTGCTGTCGGAGGCGGAAGTCAAGTCGCTGGCCGACGTGCCGTCCCGGGAGGTGCTGCTCTCCAGGCTGGTCGGCGGCCTGAACTACCCGATCACCCGCCTGGTGCAGGTGCTCGCCGACGGGCCGAGGAGCCTGGCGTGCGTCCTCGAATCCATCCGGAAGCAGCTGCCCGCGGAAGCCGCCGCGGGCGAAACCGCGAATTGA
- the rplL gene encoding 50S ribosomal protein L7/L12, whose amino-acid sequence MSKEEFITMVEGMTVLELHEIVKALEERFGVTAAAPMAFAAAPGAAAGAAAPAAEEKTEFDVILTGFGANKIQVIKVVRELTGLGLKEAKDLVEGVPKPLKEGVAKKDAEDMKKKIAEAGGTAEIK is encoded by the coding sequence ATGAGCAAAGAAGAGTTCATCACGATGGTGGAAGGCATGACCGTTCTGGAGCTGCACGAGATCGTCAAGGCCCTCGAGGAGCGTTTCGGCGTGACCGCCGCCGCACCCATGGCCTTCGCGGCCGCCCCGGGCGCCGCGGCCGGCGCCGCCGCTCCCGCCGCCGAGGAGAAGACGGAGTTCGACGTCATCCTCACCGGGTTCGGGGCCAACAAGATCCAGGTCATCAAGGTCGTCCGCGAGCTCACCGGCCTGGGGCTGAAGGAAGCCAAGGACCTGGTCGAGGGCGTTCCCAAGCCGCTCAAGGAAGGCGTGGCGAAGAAGGACGCCGAAGACATGAAGAAGAAGATCGCGGAAGCGGGGGGGACGGCGGAGATCAAGTAG